CTCGTCGAGGTTGTCTCCGCCGATGCCACGGCAGCAGACGTCACCGCCACCGTGGTGAAACTGTGCGAAGCAACCAAGAAGCACCCGGTGCTGTGCGGCGATCGCGCTGGCTTCATCGTGAACTTCCTGCTCTTCCCGTACCTAAATGACGGGGTTCGAGCTGTCGAGGCCAACCTGACCTCGATCGAGGACCTGGATCCGCTGATGAAGGCGTGGCAGTCGCTTCCCATGGGACCCTTCGCACTACTCGACGTCGTTGGCAACGATGTCTCGCTGGCCATCCAGGAGACGATCTTCGACGCCTTTCCCGACGCCTGCTACCGGCCCGCGCCGCTGCTCAAGCAGACGGTCGCCGAGGGGAAGCTCGGCCGCAAGACCGGCGAGGGATTCCTGCAGTACAGCTGATCGCAACGGGCAAAGGTTCAACCGGTAGGCACTCAACGGGTAAAGGCATTGTCGTGCTGGGCCCGTTCGGTGCGACAATCCCGCTATGGCTCGCCGCAACCGTCGCAAGGACCTCGACACCGGTAAGCCGGTCGCTGGCGACCTAAGCCTGCAACGGCGGGTGTCCAAGTCCGATGGCGACTGGATCATGCGGCGGGTGTCCGGCG
The Candidatus Nanopelagicales bacterium DNA segment above includes these coding regions:
- a CDS encoding 3-hydroxybutyryl-CoA dehydrogenase (converts (S)-3-hydroxybutanoyl-CoA to 3-acetoacetyl-CoA) → LVEVVSADATAADVTATVVKLCEATKKHPVLCGDRAGFIVNFLLFPYLNDGVRAVEANLTSIEDLDPLMKAWQSLPMGPFALLDVVGNDVSLAIQETIFDAFPDACYRPAPLLKQTVAEGKLGRKTGEGFLQYS